Proteins encoded by one window of Sediminicoccus rosea:
- a CDS encoding MFS transporter — MTGEKIRNLALLTGAIMLAPAIWFAGTAAVPALLRDGAVTRGEAGWLVAAVQLGFVAGTILSALLSLADRWPSRALFFGAATVAGLGTIAQAFIEPAGLGAYALRFVAGAAMAGVYPVAMKLASGWARGDLGLLIGIVVGALTIGSAAPHALPGLLGSVDWRHIYLAAGALALLGGVLILPFREGPNTAKRPPFNPRAVLLAWRDPRLRLANAGYLGHMWELYAVWAWVGLFLAQQGAGGDAGVLTALVVGSGAIGCVGLGLLADRFNRARMAAAAMFVSGACALLIGGTAGWALPLTLVLAAIWGVSVVADSAQFSACTSLCAPPELVGTMLTVQTCAGFLLTVPAIQLMAWAVPALGWAGAFAILGIGPLLGAVAMLKLAPLLPQSVPR, encoded by the coding sequence ATGACCGGCGAGAAGATCCGCAACCTCGCGCTGCTCACGGGCGCGATCATGCTGGCGCCCGCCATCTGGTTTGCCGGCACGGCGGCGGTGCCGGCCCTGCTGCGCGACGGCGCGGTGACGCGCGGGGAGGCGGGCTGGCTGGTCGCCGCGGTGCAACTCGGCTTCGTCGCGGGGACGATTCTCTCGGCGCTGCTCTCGCTGGCGGATCGCTGGCCGTCACGCGCGCTCTTCTTCGGCGCGGCGACGGTGGCCGGGCTCGGCACCATCGCGCAGGCCTTCATCGAGCCCGCGGGCCTGGGCGCCTATGCGCTGCGCTTCGTCGCGGGCGCGGCCATGGCGGGCGTCTATCCGGTGGCGATGAAGCTGGCCTCGGGCTGGGCGCGCGGCGACCTTGGGTTGCTCATCGGCATCGTCGTCGGCGCGCTCACCATCGGTTCGGCCGCACCGCATGCGTTGCCGGGGCTGCTCGGCTCGGTGGATTGGCGACACATCTACCTCGCGGCGGGCGCGCTGGCGCTGCTCGGTGGCGTGCTCATCCTGCCGTTTCGTGAGGGACCGAACACGGCGAAGCGCCCGCCCTTCAACCCGCGCGCCGTTCTGCTGGCCTGGCGTGATCCTCGCCTGCGCCTCGCCAATGCCGGCTATCTCGGCCACATGTGGGAGCTCTACGCGGTCTGGGCCTGGGTCGGGCTGTTCCTCGCGCAGCAGGGTGCTGGCGGCGATGCGGGCGTGCTGACCGCGCTGGTGGTGGGCTCGGGCGCCATCGGCTGCGTGGGGCTCGGGCTGCTGGCGGATCGGTTCAACCGTGCGCGGATGGCGGCGGCCGCCATGTTCGTCTCGGGCGCCTGCGCGCTGCTGATCGGCGGCACGGCGGGCTGGGCGCTGCCGCTGACGCTGGTGCTGGCGGCGATCTGGGGCGTCTCCGTCGTCGCGGATTCAGCGCAGTTCAGCGCCTGCACCTCGCTCTGCGCGCCGCCCGAGCTGGTCGGCACCATGCTGACGGTGCAGACCTGCGCGGGCTTCCTGCTGACGGTGCCGGCCATCCAGCTCATGGCTTGGGCGGTGCCGGCGCTGGGCTGGGCGGGCGCCTTCGCCATCCTCGGCATCGGCCCGCTGCTGGGGGCGGTGGCGATGCTGAAGTTGGCGCCGCTGCTGCCTCAGTCGGTGCCGAGATAG
- a CDS encoding RidA family protein produces MPKTAISTDKVFKPALPFAQASKAGGFVFACSTGRDREGRFAIGDVRAQTQQTIDNIRALIEAAGGTLKDVVKCTVYVTDRANWAPMNEVYFANFAEDPPHRVSCIVSGLGSPDCLVEIDATAYLGTD; encoded by the coding sequence ATGCCGAAAACCGCCATCTCCACCGACAAGGTCTTCAAGCCCGCTTTGCCCTTCGCCCAGGCCAGCAAGGCGGGCGGCTTCGTCTTCGCCTGCTCGACCGGGCGCGACCGCGAGGGCCGCTTCGCCATCGGCGATGTGCGCGCGCAGACGCAGCAGACCATCGACAACATTCGCGCGCTGATCGAGGCGGCCGGCGGCACGCTGAAGGATGTGGTGAAGTGCACCGTCTATGTGACGGACCGCGCGAACTGGGCGCCGATGAACGAGGTGTATTTCGCCAATTTCGCGGAGGATCCGCCGCACCGCGTCTCCTGCATCGTCAGCGGCCTCGGCTCGCCCGATTGCCTGGTCGAGATCGATGCGACCGCCTATCTCGGCACCGACTGA
- a CDS encoding Bug family tripartite tricarboxylate transporter substrate binding protein, which produces MMQVTRRAVLLSALATPAVAQIINRPMRWVVPFPPGGAADAIARIWAEAVTTRTGQAIVVDNRGGANGLLGVQAVLQAPPDGSTLGVLSIPFFTALPMMMANPPYDPARDLVPIIRLVTSTVLCCVTAERARERGWTDFRALINAAKRPGARVVKGSAGNGSAAHLLIATIATRSGANIEHVAYRGGAPALTDLLGGQIDMVFDFMPALMPHVASGRLVPLAVGSNARSPLLPDVPGLGEFTDLNLGDLDMQSWNALTGPRGTPPEVQRAIAEGVLRSADAPGLAERLRASGLVLATSAGPAATAALIAADAPRWAEMVRISGARIE; this is translated from the coding sequence ATGATGCAGGTGACCCGCCGCGCCGTCCTTCTCTCCGCGCTCGCCACGCCCGCGGTCGCGCAGATCATCAACCGGCCGATGCGCTGGGTGGTGCCCTTCCCGCCGGGCGGGGCCGCCGATGCCATCGCGCGCATCTGGGCCGAGGCCGTCACCACGCGCACCGGCCAGGCCATCGTGGTCGATAATCGCGGGGGCGCGAATGGACTGCTCGGCGTGCAGGCGGTGCTGCAGGCGCCGCCGGATGGCAGCACGCTCGGCGTGCTCAGCATTCCCTTCTTCACGGCGCTGCCGATGATGATGGCGAACCCACCCTATGATCCGGCGCGGGACCTGGTGCCGATCATCCGCCTCGTCACCTCCACCGTGCTCTGCTGCGTGACGGCCGAGCGCGCACGGGAGCGGGGCTGGACGGATTTCCGCGCCCTGATCAACGCGGCGAAGCGGCCCGGCGCGCGGGTGGTGAAGGGCTCGGCCGGCAATGGCTCGGCGGCGCATCTGCTGATCGCGACCATCGCCACGCGTTCGGGGGCGAATATCGAGCATGTGGCCTATCGCGGCGGGGCGCCCGCCTTGACCGACCTGCTGGGCGGGCAGATCGACATGGTGTTCGACTTCATGCCCGCGCTGATGCCGCATGTGGCGTCGGGCCGGCTGGTGCCGCTGGCGGTGGGCAGCAATGCGCGCAGCCCCCTGTTGCCGGATGTGCCGGGCCTGGGCGAGTTCACCGATCTCAACCTGGGCGATCTCGACATGCAGTCCTGGAATGCGCTGACGGGGCCGCGCGGCACGCCGCCCGAGGTGCAGCGCGCGATCGCGGAGGGCGTGCTGCGCAGCGCGGATGCGCCCGGCCTGGCGGAGCGGCTGCGTGCCAGCGGCCTGGTGCTGGCGACGAGCGCCGGCCCCGCCGCAACGGCCGCCCTGATCGCGGCCGACGCCCCGCGCTGGGCCGAAATGGTCCGCATTTCCGGCGCCAGGATCGAATAA